One window of Pseudalkalibacillus berkeleyi genomic DNA carries:
- the rpsI gene encoding 30S ribosomal protein S9 translates to MAQVQYYGTGRRKSSVARVRLVPGDGRFIVNGRDLEEFFGLETLKVIAKQPLVETETEGKYDVLVNVDGGGYTGQAGAIRHGVARALLEVDPELRSTLKRAGFLTRDARMKERKKYGLKGARRAPQFSKR, encoded by the coding sequence TTGGCTCAAGTACAATATTACGGAACTGGTCGTCGTAAGTCTTCTGTTGCTCGTGTACGTCTAGTACCTGGTGATGGACGCTTTATCGTAAACGGTCGTGACCTAGAAGAATTTTTCGGACTTGAAACTTTAAAAGTTATCGCAAAACAACCGTTAGTTGAAACGGAAACTGAAGGAAAGTACGATGTACTTGTTAACGTTGATGGCGGTGGATACACTGGACAAGCTGGTGCAATCCGTCACGGTGTTGCTCGTGCACTTCTAGAAGTAGATCCAGAATTGCGTTCTACACTTAAGCGTGCTGGATTCCTTACTCGTGACGCACGTATGAAAGAGCGTAAGAAGTACGGACTTAAAGGCGCTCGTCGTGCACCACAATTCTCAAAGCGTTAA
- the truA gene encoding tRNA pseudouridine(38-40) synthase TruA encodes MKRMSGIISYDGTNFSGYQVQPDQRTVQGNLEKVLQRMHKGEFVKVIASGRTDTGVHAVGQVFHFDTPLSIAPDGWKRALNTLLPDDIRLLSIDEVASSFHARYDVSAKEYQYRVLRADEEDVFRRNFTFHYPFALDIDQMRRAANYLIGEHDFTSFCSARTEVVDKTRTIYKLDISESGEELIFSIKGTGFLYNMVRIIVGTLLEIGNGRRSPEDIPDMLLAKDRDVTGKTAPGHGLYLWEVSYEKEE; translated from the coding sequence TTACGATGGTACGAACTTTTCTGGGTATCAAGTTCAACCGGATCAACGTACTGTTCAAGGAAATTTGGAAAAGGTACTGCAGCGCATGCATAAGGGTGAATTTGTAAAAGTAATTGCTTCTGGAAGGACGGATACTGGCGTTCATGCGGTAGGACAGGTCTTTCATTTTGATACCCCTCTTTCAATTGCACCCGATGGCTGGAAACGAGCTTTGAATACCTTATTACCAGATGATATTCGCCTGCTCTCTATCGATGAAGTCGCTTCTAGTTTCCATGCTCGCTATGATGTTTCTGCCAAAGAATATCAATATAGAGTGTTGAGAGCTGATGAAGAGGATGTGTTCAGAAGAAATTTCACCTTTCATTACCCTTTTGCACTCGATATCGATCAGATGAGACGAGCGGCAAACTATTTAATCGGAGAACATGATTTCACTTCTTTTTGTTCAGCAAGAACGGAAGTAGTAGATAAGACGAGAACGATTTACAAGTTGGATATATCAGAATCGGGAGAAGAGCTGATTTTTTCCATTAAAGGGACCGGCTTTCTTTACAATATGGTAAGGATTATTGTTGGTACTTTACTTGAGATTGGTAATGGACGACGAAGTCCTGAAGACATACCAGACATGCTTCTGGCTAAAGACAGAGATGTCACTGGAAAAACTGCACCTGGACACGGATTATATCTATGGGAAGTTAGTTATGAAAAAGAAGAATAA
- the rplM gene encoding 50S ribosomal protein L13 has translation MKQEGNKLRTYMAKPKEVERKWYVVDAAGKTLGRLSTEVASILRGKHKPTFTPHVDTGDNVIILNASKIELTGKKMSDKLYHRHTGHPGGLRTRTAQEMRDTRPEKMLELAVKGMLPKNSLGRKMIKKLHVYAGNEHPHQAQNPEQYELRG, from the coding sequence ATGAAACAGGAGGGAAATAAATTGCGTACTTATATGGCAAAGCCTAAAGAAGTAGAACGTAAATGGTATGTGGTAGACGCTGCAGGTAAAACACTTGGTCGTCTTTCAACTGAAGTAGCATCTATCCTACGCGGTAAACACAAGCCAACATTCACACCACATGTTGACACTGGTGATAACGTAATTATTTTGAACGCTAGCAAGATCGAATTGACTGGGAAGAAAATGTCTGACAAGCTATACCACCGTCACACTGGACACCCAGGTGGACTTAGAACGAGAACTGCACAGGAAATGCGTGACACGCGTCCTGAAAAAATGCTAGAACTAGCTGTTAAAGGAATGCTTCCAAAGAACAGCCTTGGTCGTAAGATGATTAAGAAGCTTCATGTGTATGCTGGAAACGAACATCCACATCAAGCACAAAATCCTGAACAATACGAACTACGCGGATAA